CAAACCCGAGCGGCAGCGGGCGATCATCCGTGACGAGCTGACCGAGGCTGTGGACAAGCACGGCGACGACCGGCGCACCCGGCTGGTGCCCTACGACGGTGACGTCTCCGTCGAGGACCTGATCGCGGTCGAGGACGTGGTGGTCACCATCACCCGGACCGGTTACGCCAAGCGGACCAAGACCGATCTGTACCGGGCCCAGCGGCGCGGCGGCAAGGGCGTGCAGGGCGCGGCGCTCAAGCAGGACGACATCGTCGCCCACTTCTTCGTCTGCTCCACCCACGACTGGATCCTGTTCTTCACCAACAAGGGGCGGGTCTACCGGGCCAAGGCCTACGAGCTGCCGGAGGCGAACCGCAACGCGCGCGGCCAGCACGTGGCCAACCTGCTGGCCTTCCAGCCGGACGAGCGGATCGCCGAGGTCATCCAGATCCCGCACTACCAGGCCGCGCCGTACCTGGTCCTGGCGACCAAGGGCGGGCTGGTCAAGAAGAGCGAGCTGGCCGCGTTCGACTCCAACCGGGCCGGCGGGATCGTGGCAGTCAACCTCCGCGACGACGACGAGCTGGTCGGAGCGGTGCTCTGCGACGCGAATGCCGATCTGCTGCTCATCTCGGCCGAGGGTCAGTCCATCCGGTTCCACGCCACCGACGAGACGCTGCGACCGATGGGTCGGGCCACCTCGGGCGTGCTGGGGATGCGATTCAACGCCGGCGATGAACTTCTGTCGATGTCAGTCGTCTATGAAGGGGCGCAGGTGCTGGTCGCGACCGAACGCGGCTACGCCAAGCGCACCGATATCGACGAATACCCGGTCCAGGGCCGCGGCGGAAAGGGCGTCTTGACAATTCAATACGACCGCCGTCGTGGCAAGCTGGTGGGCGCCCTGATCGTCGATCTGGATACCGAGGTGTACGCCATCACCTCCGGCGCCGGGGTCATCCGGACGCAGGCGCGCGAGGTGCGCAAGGCGAAACGACAGACCATGGGAGTGCGCTTGATGAACCTGTCCGAGGGGGACAGCCTGGTGGCCATCGCCCGGAACGCCGACGACGCCGACACCGTCGACAGCGGCCCGGCCGGGGGTTCGTCGTGACCGCGCCGTCCGGTTCCGGTTCGGCACCGGCGGGCTCACCCGCCGGTACGGCGCCCGGCCCCAGCAGTTCGGGGCCGGCCGCGGGGGCGCGCTCCGGCTCGCCCACGCCGCCCCCGCGCCGGGCCGGCTCCGAGGCGGCCCGCCGGGCGAAGGCCCCGCGCCGTCCCCCGCGCCTGGCGTCGCTGCAGCTCAAGCGGGTCGACCCGTGGACAGTGCTCAAGATCAGCCTGATCGTGGCCATCGTGATGTTCTTCGTCTGGATGATCGCCGTCGGCATCCTGTACCTGACGATGGGCGGGATGGGGGTCTGGTCGCGGATCAACGACACCTTCTCCACCCTGACCTCGTCCCCGGATGTGCAGGCCGCGGGCAAGACGGACCTGATCACCGCAGGCCGGGTGTTCGGGGTGACCGCCATCGTCGGTGCCATCAACATCGTGCTGTTCACCGCGCTGGCCACCGTCGCGGCGTTCATCTACAACGCCGCGGCCGCCATGTCCGGCGGTGTCGAGCTGACCCTGGGCGAACGCGACTGACGTGAGACCGGTGCGAGTTCACGCCTAGTCTGTTGGCAGTTGCGAACTTCGACCGTTTCATAAGGCAGACTCTCGGGCATGGGTTCGATCTTCACCACGATCGCTCTGCCGGTCGCCCTGGCCATCGTCATGTTCGGACTTGGCCTGGGGCTGACCCGGCAGGACTTCGGGCTCATCCTCAAACACCCCAAGGTCACGCTGGTCGCCCTGGCCTGTCAGGTGATCGTGATGCCGGTGGTCTGTTTCGGTCTGGTGCTGGCGTTCGGCCTGCCGCCGGAACTGGCCGTCGGCATGATGCTGCTGGCCGCAGCGCCGGGCGGGACCTCGGCCAACCTGGTCAGCCACGTCTTCCGCGGTGACGTCGCCCTCAACATCAGCCTGACCGCGGTCAATTCGGTGCTGGCCCTGGTCACCCTGCCCGTCATGGTCAACCTGTCCGCGCAGTACTTCGACGTGCAGAGCGTGCAGATGGGTTCGCCGTTCCAGGTGGTCCGGGACGTCTTCGTGATCGTCCTGCTGCCGGTGATCCTGGGCATGCTCACCCGGGCCTGGCGTCCGGGCTGGGCGCAACGGATGGACCGTCCGGTGCGGCTGGTCTCGGCCGTCATCCTGGTGCTCGTGCTGCTCGGCGCCATCGCCGCGAACTGGGACCTGCTCCGGGTCGAGTTCGGCCGGCTCGCCATGATCACCGTGTTGTTCTGCCTGATCAGCTTGAGCGTGGGGCTGCTGGTCCCGCGCTGGTTCGGCGCCACCCGCCGGCAGTCGATAGCCACCTCGTTCGAGATCGGCATCCATAACGCCACCCTGGCGATCGTCGTCGCGCAGACGGTCCTGAACTCGGTCGAGCTCTCCCTGCCGGCCGCCGTCTACGGCGTGCTGATGGTGCCGTTGGCCCTGGGTTTCGGTGCCCTGCTGCGCACCCGCGTGCGGCTGCGCCCCGATCCCGTCGTCTGACTCGGGGTGGGCCCGCGGATGACGCCGTCGCGTTGATCAAAGTGTCGTTTCCCTGGTCATTTTGTCCGGTTTCTTGAGCCTTCGATCAGCGCGGCCGCGGCGTGGCCAAGGTACGGGCAAGGTGCCGTCCCAGCCCGGCCCAGGGGTCGGGCGACCTCTGACCGGAAGCGATTTGGGACGTTCCCGCCGGTGCGGTAAGTTGTAAGGCCGCGGTGCCGGTCGGATTTTGACGCGAACCTGGTGCCGCGATTGTGTGTCACAGCAGTGCAGCGGGCCTATAGCTCAGACGGTTAGAGCGCTTCCCTGATAAGGAAGAGGTCGGAGGTTCAAGTCCTCCTAGGCCCACCCTGGCACCCCCCGCCGGCGGCTGTCCCGCCTGGTCACTTGTCCGGTGCGCTACGG
This genomic window from Nakamurella multipartita DSM 44233 contains:
- a CDS encoding DUF3566 domain-containing protein, whose product is MTAPSGSGSAPAGSPAGTAPGPSSSGPAAGARSGSPTPPPRRAGSEAARRAKAPRRPPRLASLQLKRVDPWTVLKISLIVAIVMFFVWMIAVGILYLTMGGMGVWSRINDTFSTLTSSPDVQAAGKTDLITAGRVFGVTAIVGAINIVLFTALATVAAFIYNAAAAMSGGVELTLGERD
- a CDS encoding bile acid:sodium symporter family protein, with translation MGSIFTTIALPVALAIVMFGLGLGLTRQDFGLILKHPKVTLVALACQVIVMPVVCFGLVLAFGLPPELAVGMMLLAAAPGGTSANLVSHVFRGDVALNISLTAVNSVLALVTLPVMVNLSAQYFDVQSVQMGSPFQVVRDVFVIVLLPVILGMLTRAWRPGWAQRMDRPVRLVSAVILVLVLLGAIAANWDLLRVEFGRLAMITVLFCLISLSVGLLVPRWFGATRRQSIATSFEIGIHNATLAIVVAQTVLNSVELSLPAAVYGVLMVPLALGFGALLRTRVRLRPDPVV